In Marinicauda algicola, one DNA window encodes the following:
- a CDS encoding D-amino-acid transaminase yields the protein MARIAYVNGRYRPVTDTAIGIEDRGFQFADGVYEVWSVRAGRFLDHEGHRARLERSLNELRIPLPVGFPALDVILHEIVRRNRIEDGLVYLQVTRGVARRDHPFPPGPVRPTLVVTARALDLKAADARAAQGVGVITRPDLRWKRCDIKTVNLLPNVLAKQAAREAGAHEAWLVDESGHVTEGSSTNAWILTGEGVLVTRQTDEKILWGVTRLAIKALAEQEGLRIEERAFTVEEALRAREAFITSATSFVTPVVSIDGRPVANGAPGSVSMRLRALYLEAAERV from the coding sequence GTGGCGCGCATCGCCTATGTCAACGGCCGGTACCGGCCCGTCACCGATACCGCGATCGGCATCGAGGACCGCGGCTTCCAGTTCGCCGATGGCGTCTACGAGGTCTGGTCGGTGCGCGCAGGGCGCTTCCTGGACCATGAGGGCCATCGCGCGCGCCTCGAGCGCTCGCTGAACGAGCTGCGCATTCCGCTGCCCGTGGGCTTCCCCGCGCTCGACGTGATCCTGCACGAGATTGTCCGCCGCAACCGGATCGAGGACGGGCTGGTCTATCTGCAGGTCACGCGCGGCGTGGCGCGGCGCGACCATCCCTTCCCGCCAGGACCGGTCCGCCCGACCCTGGTGGTGACGGCGCGCGCGCTGGACCTGAAGGCGGCCGATGCGCGCGCCGCGCAGGGCGTCGGCGTCATCACCCGGCCCGACCTGCGCTGGAAGCGGTGCGATATCAAGACGGTGAACCTGCTGCCCAACGTCCTGGCCAAGCAGGCCGCACGCGAAGCCGGCGCGCACGAGGCCTGGCTGGTCGACGAGAGCGGCCATGTTACCGAGGGCAGCTCCACCAACGCCTGGATCCTGACCGGGGAGGGGGTTCTCGTGACCCGCCAGACCGACGAGAAGATTCTCTGGGGCGTCACACGTCTGGCCATCAAGGCGCTCGCCGAGCAGGAGGGACTGCGAATCGAGGAGCGCGCCTTCACGGTGGAGGAGGCGCTTCGTGCACGCGAGGCGTTCATCACCTCCGCGACCAGCTTCGTGACGCCGGTGGTCTCGATCGACGGGCGACCGGTGGCCAATGGTGCGCCTGGCTCTGTTTCCATGCGGCTTCGCGCGCTCTATCTCGAGGCCGCGGAACGCGTCTGA
- a CDS encoding sigma-54-dependent transcriptional regulator, translated as MAHDILIVDDEADIRELIGGLLEDEGYIGRYAGDADEALAELRQRTPSLAVLDVWLQGSRLDGIELLDEIKRSDPDMPVIVISGHGTIETAVAAIRKGAYDFIEKPFKSDKLLLTVQRALEASKLRRENAELRKKSDLQDQLIGQSAGAVQLRQVIDRVAPTNSRVLIDGPPGSGKELIARLIHAGSQRKSGPFVAVSAAMMNPDRVEEELFGTERSDGLVERVGLLEQAHNGTLFLDEVGDMPLATQSKLLRMLVEQRFRRIGGGVDVEVNVRVLSSSARDLRALISQGRFREDLFHRLAVVPLTVPSLAERREDIPLLVEHFIDRLASMSGLPRRRIGEDAMAALQAHNWPGNVRQLRNNVERLLILASGGPEEPVTIDALPSEVAGRQGEGEGFEAERMIALPLRDAREKFEREYLRAQISRFGGNISRTASFIGMERSALHRKLKALGVTNSQKDLDTDEAS; from the coding sequence ATGGCGCACGATATCCTGATCGTTGACGACGAGGCGGACATCCGCGAACTCATCGGCGGGCTCCTGGAGGACGAGGGCTATATCGGACGCTATGCCGGCGATGCCGACGAGGCGCTCGCCGAGCTGCGCCAGCGCACGCCTTCGCTCGCCGTACTCGATGTCTGGCTCCAGGGCAGCCGGCTCGACGGCATCGAGCTTCTCGACGAGATCAAGCGTTCCGATCCGGACATGCCGGTGATCGTGATCTCCGGCCATGGCACGATCGAGACCGCCGTCGCCGCGATCCGGAAGGGCGCGTATGATTTCATCGAAAAGCCCTTCAAATCCGACAAGTTGCTGCTGACAGTTCAACGTGCGCTCGAAGCCAGCAAGTTGCGCCGGGAGAATGCCGAGCTGCGCAAGAAATCCGATCTGCAGGACCAGCTGATCGGCCAGTCGGCTGGCGCGGTGCAGCTGCGCCAGGTGATCGACCGCGTCGCACCGACCAATTCGCGCGTGCTCATCGACGGCCCGCCGGGCTCCGGCAAGGAACTGATCGCGCGTCTCATCCACGCCGGCTCGCAGCGCAAGTCAGGGCCCTTCGTGGCGGTGAGCGCGGCGATGATGAATCCCGACCGGGTCGAGGAGGAGCTGTTCGGCACCGAGCGCTCTGACGGGCTCGTCGAACGCGTCGGCCTTCTTGAACAGGCCCATAACGGGACGCTGTTTCTCGACGAGGTCGGCGACATGCCGCTTGCCACGCAGAGCAAGCTGTTGCGGATGCTCGTCGAGCAGCGCTTCCGCCGGATCGGCGGCGGGGTGGATGTCGAGGTCAATGTCCGCGTCCTGTCCTCGAGCGCGCGCGACCTGCGCGCCCTCATCTCGCAGGGCCGCTTTCGCGAGGATCTGTTCCACCGCCTGGCCGTCGTGCCGCTCACCGTGCCCTCGCTCGCCGAGCGCCGCGAGGACATCCCGCTCCTGGTCGAGCACTTCATCGACCGGCTCGCCTCCATGTCGGGCCTGCCGCGCCGGCGGATCGGCGAGGACGCGATGGCCGCACTGCAGGCCCATAACTGGCCGGGCAATGTCCGCCAGCTGCGCAACAACGTGGAGCGCCTGCTGATCCTCGCCTCGGGCGGACCGGAGGAGCCGGTGACGATCGACGCGCTGCCCTCCGAGGTCGCCGGCCGCCAGGGCGAGGGGGAGGGCTTCGAGGCGGAACGCATGATCGCCTTGCCACTGCGCGACGCGCGTGAAAAGTTCGAGCGCGAGTATCTCAGGGCCCAGATCTCGCGGTTCGGCGGGAACATCTCGCGCACGGCCAGCTTCATCGGCATGGAGCGCTCGGCCCTGCACCGCAAGCTGAAGGCCCTGGGCGTGACGAACAGCCAGAAGGACCTCGATACCGACGAGGCGTCCTGA
- the hfq gene encoding RNA chaperone Hfq, whose translation MSNDKKQNLQDVFLNTVRKGKTPLTIFLVNGVKLQGVVTWFDNFCVLLRREGQIQLVYKHAISTIMPSQPISLFEADQDGED comes from the coding sequence ATGTCGAACGACAAGAAACAGAACCTCCAGGATGTGTTCCTGAACACCGTGCGCAAGGGCAAGACGCCCCTGACCATCTTCCTCGTCAATGGCGTGAAGCTCCAGGGCGTCGTCACCTGGTTCGATAATTTCTGCGTGCTGCTGCGTCGCGAGGGACAAATTCAGCTGGTCTACAAGCACGCCATCTCGACAATCATGCCGAGCCAACCCATCTCTCTGTTCGAAGCCGATCAGGACGGAGAGGACTAA
- a CDS encoding potassium transporter TrkG: MGLSPRLVRALGWCWLIVGLSALPFVLIATAEEADTIARGFAASAVLGLFAGGLSLAATRSLKGRAGPRTALRLALYGWLTTPLFAAPPLVAAAAGTMPGLFEAYSAMTTTGASVLDPDQQERSILLWRAFLQWIGGFATLILAVTVFAALELPGLGLRRSTLLTVAEEDLFTNFGRAARRLGLVYGLITVFTVLTLSLTALDAFEALCLALSGVSTGGMTPRSGPIEAWLPLPGQMILAACTLFGAWNLALQYELIHRGRAVRLTGDLRAMVAVCLAMAFVVALVFGPGEAWPAFLDTLFAITTAGFTTGEGVLPTVILLSLAVIGGSALSTSGGAKISRIMLLLKRAAGELSLLAHPSAAIFTRFAGRHVGDKALLEVWIVALSFPFAIGVAGILLGLAGLDFASAWQVAAASIANAGPLAEIDYAGLPPGAMVISVLAMIAGRLEILAAAAAVFVIIVRE, from the coding sequence ATGGGCCTCTCACCCCGCCTTGTCCGCGCTCTTGGATGGTGCTGGCTCATCGTCGGTCTCTCCGCGCTACCCTTCGTTCTGATCGCGACCGCCGAGGAGGCCGACACGATCGCGCGCGGGTTCGCGGCGAGCGCCGTCCTCGGCCTGTTCGCGGGCGGCCTGTCGCTCGCCGCGACCCGGTCCCTGAAGGGCCGGGCGGGGCCTCGCACCGCCTTGAGGCTTGCGCTCTACGGCTGGCTGACGACCCCGCTCTTCGCCGCGCCGCCGCTCGTGGCGGCCGCGGCGGGGACGATGCCGGGGCTTTTCGAGGCGTATTCCGCGATGACCACCACGGGCGCGAGCGTCCTCGACCCCGATCAGCAGGAGCGTTCGATCCTGCTCTGGCGTGCCTTCCTGCAATGGATCGGCGGCTTCGCGACCCTGATCCTCGCGGTCACGGTGTTTGCCGCTCTGGAACTGCCGGGCCTCGGCCTTCGGCGCTCCACGCTGCTCACCGTCGCCGAGGAGGACCTGTTCACCAATTTCGGCCGCGCTGCGCGGCGCTTGGGGCTCGTTTACGGGCTCATCACCGTCTTCACCGTGCTCACCCTGAGCCTGACCGCGCTCGATGCGTTCGAGGCGCTGTGCCTGGCCCTGTCCGGTGTCTCGACGGGCGGCATGACGCCGCGGTCCGGGCCGATCGAGGCATGGCTACCGTTGCCGGGCCAGATGATCCTGGCGGCATGCACGCTGTTCGGGGCGTGGAATCTCGCCCTGCAATACGAGCTCATCCATCGCGGTCGGGCGGTGCGCCTGACCGGCGATCTGCGCGCCATGGTGGCGGTGTGCCTGGCGATGGCGTTCGTCGTGGCGCTGGTCTTCGGTCCCGGCGAGGCCTGGCCCGCCTTCCTCGACACGCTGTTCGCGATCACCACCGCGGGCTTCACCACCGGGGAGGGCGTGCTGCCGACCGTGATCCTGCTCAGTCTCGCGGTCATCGGCGGCTCCGCGCTGTCCACCTCGGGCGGAGCGAAGATCAGCCGCATCATGCTGCTTCTGAAGCGCGCGGCGGGAGAGCTCTCCCTGCTCGCCCACCCCTCGGCGGCGATCTTCACCCGCTTCGCGGGGCGCCATGTCGGCGACAAGGCGCTGCTCGAGGTGTGGATCGTGGCGCTGAGCTTCCCGTTCGCGATCGGGGTGGCAGGCATCCTGCTCGGCCTTGCCGGACTTGACTTCGCCTCCGCCTGGCAGGTCGCCGCGGCCAGCATCGCCAATGCCGGTCCGCTCGCGGAGATCGACTATGCGGGCCTGCCGCCGGGCGCGATGGTGATCTCCGTCCTTGCCATGATCGCCGGGCGGCTCGAAATTCTCGCCGCGGCGGCCGCCGTCTTCGTCATCATCGTGCGGGAGTGA
- the trkA gene encoding Trk system potassium transporter TrkA produces the protein MKAVVCGAGRVGYGIARELAREGNAVTVVDWSAELIDRITTDLDVRGVVGHGSHPDVLKRAGAKEADLLVAVTYSDETNMIACQVAHSLFNTPTRIARVRAQSYLDRQWRDLFSTDNLPVDVTISPELEVSRSILQRLETPGAFTTAPFANGRVQILGVRVDETSPVAGSSRDQILDLFPDLALDIVGILRDKTLFVPEGHDPLMPEDEVYLSVAAGHVGRALDVFGRAVQRARRVVLVGAGNIGLYVAQALERVSGVKVRLIEGDKARAEHAADTLRRTVVLHGDGLDRQVLREAGVEDAELAICLTNDDKVNLLSSVMAKREGAQRTLALVNDEAFRPVKAALDIDVMIDPRTVTISTILQHIRRGRITGLQTLGGGEAEALEGVVLSTSPLVGKQLDEMELPEDVAVCALVRGEKVHFRRDSVTIEENDRVVFFALKSAVSKVEQLFRVSLEYF, from the coding sequence ATGAAGGCAGTCGTTTGTGGTGCCGGCCGCGTCGGCTACGGAATTGCGCGCGAACTTGCCCGGGAGGGCAATGCGGTCACCGTGGTGGACTGGTCGGCCGAGCTGATCGACCGCATCACCACGGACCTCGACGTGCGGGGAGTGGTCGGTCACGGCAGCCATCCCGACGTGCTCAAGCGGGCCGGGGCGAAGGAGGCCGACCTGCTGGTCGCCGTCACCTATTCCGACGAGACCAACATGATCGCGTGCCAGGTCGCGCACTCCCTGTTCAATACGCCGACCCGGATCGCGAGGGTGCGCGCGCAGAGCTATCTCGACCGGCAATGGCGCGACCTGTTCTCCACCGACAACCTGCCCGTGGACGTGACGATCTCGCCCGAGCTGGAGGTTAGCCGCTCCATCCTGCAGCGCCTGGAAACGCCCGGCGCCTTCACCACCGCCCCCTTCGCCAACGGCCGGGTCCAGATCCTCGGCGTGCGCGTCGACGAGACTTCCCCGGTCGCGGGCAGTTCGCGCGACCAGATCCTCGACCTCTTCCCGGACCTCGCCCTCGATATCGTCGGCATCCTGCGCGACAAGACGCTGTTCGTGCCGGAGGGCCACGACCCCCTGATGCCGGAGGATGAGGTCTACCTCTCCGTCGCGGCGGGCCATGTCGGCCGCGCGCTCGACGTGTTCGGCCGGGCCGTCCAGCGCGCCCGCCGCGTGGTGCTCGTCGGGGCGGGCAATATCGGGCTCTATGTCGCCCAGGCCCTCGAGCGCGTCTCGGGCGTCAAGGTGCGCCTCATCGAGGGCGACAAGGCGCGCGCCGAGCATGCCGCAGACACGCTGCGCCGCACCGTCGTGCTCCATGGCGACGGACTCGACCGGCAGGTGCTGCGCGAGGCGGGCGTGGAGGATGCCGAGCTCGCGATCTGCCTGACCAACGACGACAAGGTGAACCTCCTTTCCAGCGTGATGGCCAAGCGGGAAGGGGCCCAGCGCACGCTCGCCCTGGTCAATGACGAGGCCTTCCGCCCGGTTAAGGCGGCGCTCGACATCGACGTGATGATCGATCCGCGTACCGTCACGATCTCCACCATACTGCAGCACATCCGGCGCGGGCGGATCACCGGGCTCCAGACGCTCGGCGGCGGCGAGGCCGAAGCGCTCGAAGGCGTGGTGCTGTCCACCTCGCCGCTGGTCGGCAAGCAGCTCGACGAGATGGAGCTTCCCGAGGACGTCGCCGTGTGCGCTCTCGTGCGCGGCGAGAAGGTCCATTTCCGGCGCGATTCCGTCACGATCGAGGAGAACGATCGCGTCGTCTTCTTCGCGCTGAAAAGTGCCGTCTCGAAGGTCGAGCAGCTCTTCCGCGTCAGCCTCGAATATTTCTGA
- a CDS encoding response regulator, giving the protein MSARILVLEDDESLRLVMTKALSRAGYEVRATASAQTAIDRVVRGEADLLVADVVLGQENFLDRIDEITRARPDFPVIVVSAQTTAATAINAARRGARRYLPKPFDLDDLVAAARSALSGAAEQAPGRAPARGSFGGLVGRSGAMQAVFQAIGRLSGNRLPVLFTGPEGSGRATAARALHEARGGKALAEAGPQRLDRDGLAVFEGAADGVLLRRADRWSARAQESVLEYLEARPDAAVYATGTPDVSGVLERALYDRIAAALVELPPLRIREGDARLLFEAALQRLGANSALSREACAFIDRWPWPGEVLELERAAARLVSEGLGGTVRAQDIQAVLAWNAPPAADGLSGAVEQAASRWFTQGEGEAGRRVQDTVDAALIRAALAHCGGVRRDAAALIGWNRNTLARRIEALGLDV; this is encoded by the coding sequence ATGAGCGCGCGCATCCTGGTGCTCGAGGACGACGAATCGCTTCGCCTGGTCATGACCAAGGCGCTCTCGCGTGCCGGCTACGAGGTGCGCGCGACCGCCTCGGCGCAGACCGCGATCGACCGCGTCGTCAGGGGCGAGGCCGACCTGCTCGTCGCCGACGTCGTGCTCGGCCAGGAGAATTTCCTCGACCGGATCGACGAGATCACGCGGGCCAGGCCCGATTTCCCCGTCATCGTGGTCAGCGCGCAGACCACTGCGGCGACCGCCATCAACGCCGCCCGGCGCGGGGCCCGGCGCTATCTGCCCAAGCCGTTCGATCTCGACGATCTCGTCGCCGCCGCGCGCAGCGCCCTGTCGGGAGCGGCGGAACAGGCCCCCGGACGGGCTCCGGCGCGCGGGAGTTTCGGCGGGCTGGTCGGCCGGTCGGGCGCGATGCAGGCGGTCTTCCAGGCCATCGGGCGGCTGTCGGGCAACCGTCTTCCGGTGCTGTTCACCGGCCCGGAAGGCAGCGGCCGTGCCACGGCGGCGCGCGCCCTGCACGAGGCCCGCGGCGGCAAGGCGCTCGCCGAGGCCGGCCCGCAGCGGCTCGACCGCGACGGTCTCGCCGTGTTCGAGGGCGCGGCGGACGGGGTGCTGCTGCGCCGGGCCGATCGCTGGAGCGCGCGCGCGCAGGAGAGCGTCCTCGAATACCTGGAAGCCCGGCCGGACGCGGCCGTCTACGCGACCGGCACGCCGGACGTGTCCGGCGTGCTCGAGCGGGCGCTGTACGACCGGATCGCGGCGGCCCTCGTCGAGCTGCCGCCGCTGCGCATCCGGGAGGGAGATGCCCGCCTGCTGTTCGAGGCGGCGCTGCAGCGGCTCGGCGCGAATTCGGCCCTGTCGCGCGAGGCCTGCGCGTTCATCGACCGGTGGCCATGGCCGGGCGAGGTGCTCGAACTCGAGCGCGCGGCCGCCCGGCTCGTCTCCGAAGGGCTGGGTGGAACCGTGCGAGCCCAGGACATCCAGGCCGTGCTCGCCTGGAACGCGCCTCCCGCCGCGGACGGGCTATCCGGCGCGGTGGAGCAGGCGGCGTCGCGATGGTTCACGCAAGGCGAGGGCGAGGCGGGCCGTCGCGTCCAGGACACGGTCGATGCCGCGCTCATCCGCGCCGCGCTCGCGCATTGCGGCGGGGTCAGGCGCGACGCCGCCGCGCTGATCGGCTGGAACCGGAACACGCTCGCGCGGCGCATCGAGGCCCTCGGCCTCGACGTCTAG
- a CDS encoding sensor histidine kinase, which produces MPLGTTQIAAAGSRSLFVIGFAVAAAGLVVLTLLAMAEFGSGGERAGVLYALLGLNGLLILALFCVAGLRVARKLMGRRFGEPAPRLHIRFIALFALAALAPAVLTAGFHALVLGRGLEFWLGDQVNTLVENVADIAREQAPEELELARIQLQSMANDLSQPEAVEALRSNRILYSAYLREQAIRRNFQAAYVIDSQSTVLARAEAQNAPEYAAPSGRLFEVLGETPIAVSDPIQRQDEPDYVRMLVDLPAYEDALLYVVWYHDFSLLTQTEAATSAFRQAVAREEQMRRLFLVVYAEAAALILAGAIWIALSAANRVVQPVGRLVSAAERVRRGDLDARVDVSGDHDELGALGRAFNRMTRQLKSQRGALLEVNAEAERRRAFIEAVLTGVSAGVVGVDEAGRITLMNRSAAALLGLEPETAVGEPIGEAAPVFRAVIEEAERRPSDVAERQIDLTAEDGALIHLNVRAARDDDGGLVITFDDVTRLVAAQRNAAWRDVARRIAHEIKNPLTPIQLSAERLRRKYREHVPEDGLDTFDRCVDTIVRQVSDIGRMVDEFSAFARMPAPKMEAADLGEVAQGAVFAQRVASPQIRVTLDRPSEPVTVECDSRLATQALANILKNAAESVSARMEAEGSKAVGLIAVTVCGENGFGLIEVRDDGLGWPSPDKARLTEPYMTTREKGTGLGLAIVRRVMEDHQGRLELDDPGEGQAGAVVRLAFPLLDVDQLRTKPAHSAQA; this is translated from the coding sequence TTGCCGCTCGGGACTACGCAGATCGCCGCGGCCGGAAGCCGGTCGCTCTTCGTCATCGGCTTTGCCGTGGCGGCGGCCGGGCTCGTGGTGCTCACCCTGCTCGCCATGGCCGAATTCGGCTCGGGCGGAGAGCGGGCGGGCGTTCTTTATGCGCTCCTGGGTCTGAATGGCCTGCTCATCCTCGCCCTGTTCTGCGTCGCCGGGCTGCGCGTGGCGCGCAAGCTGATGGGGCGGCGCTTCGGCGAGCCGGCGCCGCGCCTGCACATCCGTTTCATCGCCCTGTTCGCGCTTGCCGCGCTCGCGCCGGCGGTACTGACCGCGGGCTTCCACGCCCTCGTGCTCGGGCGCGGCCTCGAATTCTGGCTCGGCGACCAGGTCAACACGCTGGTGGAGAACGTCGCCGACATCGCCCGCGAGCAGGCGCCCGAGGAACTCGAGCTCGCGCGCATCCAGCTGCAGTCCATGGCCAACGACCTGTCCCAGCCCGAGGCCGTCGAGGCCCTGCGGAGCAACCGGATCCTCTACTCGGCCTATCTGCGCGAACAGGCCATACGGCGCAATTTCCAGGCCGCCTACGTCATCGATTCCCAGTCCACGGTCCTCGCTCGCGCCGAGGCCCAGAACGCCCCCGAATACGCGGCGCCGTCGGGGCGCCTGTTCGAGGTGCTCGGCGAGACGCCGATCGCGGTCTCCGACCCGATCCAGCGCCAGGACGAGCCGGACTATGTGCGCATGCTCGTCGATCTGCCGGCCTACGAGGACGCGCTGCTCTACGTGGTCTGGTACCACGATTTCAGCCTGCTGACGCAGACCGAGGCGGCAACCTCGGCCTTCCGCCAGGCGGTCGCGCGCGAGGAGCAGATGCGCCGGCTCTTCCTCGTGGTCTATGCCGAGGCGGCCGCGCTCATCCTCGCCGGGGCGATCTGGATCGCGCTGTCGGCGGCCAACCGGGTGGTCCAGCCCGTGGGACGCCTCGTCAGCGCGGCCGAGCGCGTGCGCCGCGGCGATCTCGACGCGCGCGTCGACGTGTCCGGCGACCATGACGAGCTCGGCGCGCTCGGACGGGCCTTCAACCGCATGACGCGCCAGCTCAAGAGCCAGCGCGGCGCGCTGCTCGAGGTCAATGCCGAGGCCGAGCGCCGGCGCGCCTTCATCGAGGCCGTGCTGACCGGGGTCAGCGCCGGCGTCGTCGGCGTCGACGAGGCGGGCCGCATCACGCTGATGAACCGCTCCGCCGCCGCGCTCCTCGGCCTCGAACCGGAGACCGCCGTCGGCGAGCCGATAGGCGAGGCGGCGCCGGTGTTCCGGGCGGTGATCGAGGAGGCCGAACGCCGTCCCAGCGACGTTGCGGAGCGCCAGATCGACCTGACCGCGGAGGACGGCGCCCTGATCCATCTCAACGTCCGGGCCGCGCGCGACGACGATGGCGGGCTCGTCATCACCTTCGACGACGTCACCCGCCTGGTCGCCGCCCAGCGCAACGCCGCCTGGCGCGACGTCGCGCGCCGCATCGCGCACGAGATCAAGAACCCGCTCACCCCGATCCAGCTCTCTGCCGAGCGGCTGCGGCGCAAGTATCGCGAGCACGTCCCGGAGGACGGGCTGGACACATTCGACCGCTGCGTCGACACGATCGTGCGCCAGGTCAGCGATATCGGCCGCATGGTCGACGAATTCTCCGCCTTCGCGCGCATGCCCGCACCGAAGATGGAAGCCGCCGATCTCGGCGAGGTCGCGCAAGGGGCGGTCTTCGCCCAGCGGGTGGCATCGCCGCAAATCCGTGTCACGCTCGACCGTCCCTCCGAGCCGGTCACCGTCGAATGCGACAGCCGGCTCGCCACCCAGGCCCTCGCCAACATCCTGAAGAATGCGGCCGAGAGCGTCTCCGCGCGGATGGAAGCCGAAGGCAGCAAGGCGGTGGGTCTCATCGCAGTGACCGTGTGCGGCGAGAACGGCTTCGGCCTGATCGAGGTCCGCGATGACGGTCTCGGCTGGCCCTCGCCGGACAAGGCGCGCCTGACGGAGCCCTACATGACCACCCGCGAGAAGGGCACCGGGCTCGGGCTCGCCATCGTTCGCCGGGTCATGGAGGACCATCAGGGCCGGCTCGAACTCGACGATCCGGGCGAGGGACAGGCGGGCGCGGTCGTCCGGCTGGCCTTCCCCTTGCTAGACGTCGACCAACTCCGCACCAAACCGGCGCACAGCGCGCAGGCATGA
- the hflX gene encoding GTPase HflX, with translation MFEREAPVDTTLVLHPQSGASDPARVEARLEEAAGLAEALGLAVDEVRAETLRKIEPGTLFGRGKVEAIAAEVEERGVRVVVIDADLSPVQQRNLEKAWKAKVIDRTGLILEIFAERAQTREGRLQVELARLSYERSRLVRTWTHLERQRGGRGFLAGPGETQIETDRRLISERMAKLRKELEEVKRTRSLHRKRRQAAPWPTVALVGYTNAGKSTLFNRLARAQVLAKDMPFATLDPTMRAIRSPSGRKILLSDTVGFITDLPTELIAAFRATLEEVLEADILVHVRDVSDPDHEGRKRDVEDVLEALGAGAAHDQIIIEAWNKADRLDAEARDDLKWRANLPKQPDKPAVAVTSAVTGEGIDTLMALVERALAAEDVILRLKIAPQQSDALAWLHENGEIMDERSDPETGATYAVARLSGSDAGRFRSRFPGLEIAEEKAAAE, from the coding sequence TTGTTCGAGCGCGAAGCGCCAGTCGACACGACCCTTGTCCTGCACCCGCAATCGGGAGCGAGCGATCCGGCCCGTGTCGAGGCGCGCCTCGAGGAAGCCGCCGGCCTCGCGGAGGCGCTGGGCCTCGCGGTGGACGAGGTACGCGCCGAGACCCTGCGCAAGATCGAGCCCGGCACCCTGTTCGGGCGCGGCAAGGTCGAGGCGATCGCCGCCGAGGTCGAGGAGCGCGGGGTGAGGGTGGTCGTCATCGACGCCGACCTGTCCCCGGTACAACAGCGAAATCTTGAAAAGGCCTGGAAGGCCAAGGTGATCGACCGGACCGGCCTGATCCTGGAGATCTTCGCCGAACGCGCTCAGACCCGCGAGGGCCGGCTACAGGTCGAGCTGGCGCGCCTGTCCTACGAGCGCTCGCGCCTGGTCCGCACATGGACGCACCTCGAGCGTCAGCGCGGCGGGCGCGGCTTCCTGGCCGGTCCGGGCGAAACCCAGATCGAGACCGACCGCCGCCTGATCTCCGAGCGCATGGCCAAGCTCAGGAAAGAGCTCGAGGAGGTCAAGCGCACGCGGTCCCTGCACCGCAAGCGCCGCCAGGCGGCGCCCTGGCCGACCGTCGCGCTCGTCGGCTACACCAATGCGGGCAAGTCGACCCTGTTCAACCGGCTCGCCCGCGCCCAGGTGCTCGCCAAGGACATGCCCTTCGCGACCCTCGATCCGACCATGCGCGCGATCCGCAGCCCGTCGGGGCGCAAGATCCTGCTCTCCGACACGGTGGGGTTCATCACCGATCTTCCCACCGAGCTGATTGCCGCCTTCCGCGCGACGCTGGAGGAGGTGCTGGAAGCCGACATCCTCGTCCATGTCCGCGACGTGTCCGATCCCGATCACGAGGGGCGAAAGCGCGACGTGGAGGATGTGCTCGAGGCGCTTGGCGCCGGTGCGGCGCACGACCAGATCATCATCGAGGCCTGGAACAAGGCCGACCGGCTCGACGCGGAAGCGCGAGACGACCTCAAGTGGCGCGCGAACCTGCCCAAGCAGCCGGACAAGCCCGCCGTCGCCGTGACCTCGGCGGTGACCGGGGAGGGGATCGACACGCTGATGGCCCTTGTGGAACGCGCCCTGGCGGCCGAAGACGTCATTCTGCGGCTGAAGATCGCCCCGCAACAGTCGGATGCGCTCGCCTGGCTGCACGAGAACGGCGAGATCATGGACGAGCGCAGCGATCCCGAGACCGGTGCGACCTATGCCGTCGCGCGCCTGTCCGGGTCGGATGCCGGGCGCTTCCGCTCGCGCTTTCCCGGCCTCGAGATCGCCGAGGAAAAAGCCGCAGCCGAATAG